In Dunckerocampus dactyliophorus isolate RoL2022-P2 chromosome 14, RoL_Ddac_1.1, whole genome shotgun sequence, one DNA window encodes the following:
- the LOC129194295 gene encoding PDZ domain-containing protein 2 — protein MGTPDQHVLRPAQKQVVSSDQDSRSHHTGLSHRSSCQNWALPGLGKVAKVCLPAFDGVCGHHAKKTEQAAKGTAGQLTASDIFQHRFRHQRTATREGRKFQLHRALNVGYGLHGDPAPSLKIPSAITRHPTLILHGEKTPPQELVTSQVPLRLQIQVSGQRDSLGISIAGGKGSLPYKDHDEGIFISRVTKGGPSEKAGVHVGDRLLEVNSFSMQGVTHLEAVRALRNAGSCIKMKVLREASHPRQVDQLDDGTQDAEDATSWRPCSQDDAKGQRGTQQKMEGGDDSLRQKMEAVVCNGNGITNLKSDLKWSQLEAEVLMKINDSIHVDKHTMTIPRIILTHPSTSDEDVELLTHGPSRETPHHSDIPENRVPSESFDSAFYPP, from the exons atgggcacccctgat CAGCATGTTCTCAGGCCGGCCCAG AAGCAGGTGGTGTCTTCTGACCAGGACAGTAGAAGCCATCATACAGGCCTGTCCCACAGGAGCAGCTGCCAAAACTGGGCGCTTCCTGGTCTCGGCAAGGTGGCTAAAGTGTGTCTCCCTGCCTTTGATGGTGTGTGTGGTCACCATGCCAAGAAAACCGAGCAAGCAGCTAAG GGCACCGCAGGCCAGCTGACAGCAAGTGATATCTTCCAACATCGATTCCGCCATCAGAGAACTGCCACTCGAGAGGGCAGGAAATTTCAGCTCCACAGAGCTCTTAATGTAGGGTATGGTCTCCATGGAGACCCTGCTCCCAGTTTAAAGATCCCCTCCGCCATCACAAGGCATCCAACGCTCATTTTGCATGGCGAGAAGACACCTCCTCAGGAACTGGTCACCTCCCAAGTGCCATTAAGA TTACAGATTCAAGTGTCAGGCCAGAGGGACAGTCTAGGTATCAGCATAGCTGGTGGGAAAGGCTCTTTACCTTACAAAGACCATGATGAG GGTATTTTTATTTCCAGAGTGACTAAAGGGGGGCCCTCGGAAAAAGCAGGAGTCCATGTTGGAGACAGACTACTGGAG GTCAACAGTTTCAGCATGCAGGGAGTAACCCACCTGGAGGCCGTCAGGGCCTTGAGGAACGCTGGGAGCTGCATTAAGATGAAAGTGCTGCGAGAAGCATCGCACCCAAGGCAAGTCGACCAGTTGGATGATGGCACTCAGGATGCTGAGGATGCAACGAGCTGGCGGCCGTGCAGCCAAGATGATGCTAAAGGCCAGAGGGGCACACAGCAAAAGATGGAGGGCGGGGATGACTCTTTGCGCCAGAAGATGGAGGCGGTGGTCTGCAACGGCAATGGCATT ACCAATTTGAAGAGTGATTTGAAGTGGTCTCAGCTGGAGGCAGAGGTcttgatgaaaataaatgattcaatacatgtggacaaacacacAATGACA ATCCCACGGATAATCCTCACTCATCCGTCTACCTCTGATGAAGACGTAGAGCTCTTGACACATGGTCCCAGCAGAGAAACCCCACACCACTCAGATATTCCAGAGAACCGTGTACCTTCGGAATCTTTCGACAGCGCTTTTTATCCACCTTGA